Proteins from a genomic interval of Nostoc sp. TCL240-02:
- a CDS encoding acyl-CoA dehydrogenase family protein: MTHIEEKALDSTFEFSAPVTANSPELQTLLDFIALGATERDRDRILPFDVIDLIRRSRLGALRIPVAEGGDGSSARELFEVVIRLGDADPNVAHIVRNHFSVTERILRAPRSERNRRWLKAVVDGAIIGLATTELEVKRSGGGAVVNTKLTPDNGGYRLNGKKYYSTGSIYADLIFVRVLTPDDATAFILIPTKREGIDLIDDWDGFGQRLTGTGTTTFANVRIEADEVILDTDTDKDNLPYNIVPQLFLTAINAGIIRSVLRDATNLVRKRPRTFYHAVSEQAADDPLLQQTVGQIAANAFAAEAIVLAAADALDRLSATQVQGEESETAAALAASLSAAKAKLIVDDLALRSATLLFEVGGASTTKQSYNYDRHWRNARTLASHNPSHFKARAIGDYEINGTPLPTRGFF, encoded by the coding sequence ATGACCCACATTGAAGAAAAAGCTTTAGATTCCACCTTTGAGTTCTCTGCTCCTGTCACAGCCAACTCTCCCGAACTGCAAACCCTGTTGGATTTTATCGCTCTGGGGGCAACTGAGCGCGATCGCGATCGCATCCTGCCTTTTGATGTCATCGACCTAATTAGGCGATCGCGCTTAGGTGCATTACGCATCCCTGTTGCCGAAGGTGGTGATGGTAGTTCAGCGCGCGAACTATTTGAGGTGGTGATTCGTTTGGGAGATGCCGATCCGAACGTCGCTCACATTGTGCGGAATCATTTCTCCGTGACCGAGCGAATTTTGCGCGCTCCCCGCAGTGAGAGAAACCGCCGTTGGCTCAAGGCGGTCGTTGATGGAGCGATTATCGGACTCGCTACCACCGAACTGGAAGTGAAGCGATCTGGTGGCGGTGCGGTGGTAAATACAAAATTAACACCCGATAACGGCGGCTATCGTCTCAATGGTAAAAAGTATTACAGCACTGGTAGTATTTATGCAGACTTGATATTTGTACGCGTGTTAACACCCGATGACGCTACAGCATTCATACTCATTCCTACTAAGCGTGAGGGAATTGATCTGATAGACGACTGGGACGGCTTTGGGCAACGGTTGACGGGTACGGGAACGACAACGTTCGCTAATGTTCGGATCGAGGCAGATGAAGTAATTCTTGATACAGACACAGATAAAGATAACCTACCCTACAACATTGTGCCGCAATTGTTTCTGACTGCAATTAACGCTGGGATTATTCGCAGCGTCTTGCGCGATGCAACAAACCTCGTCCGTAAAAGGCCTAGAACCTTCTACCATGCCGTAAGCGAGCAAGCAGCAGATGACCCGCTATTGCAGCAGACCGTCGGTCAGATTGCCGCCAATGCCTTTGCCGCCGAAGCGATCGTGCTGGCCGCCGCTGATGCTCTCGATCGCCTCTCTGCTACCCAAGTCCAGGGTGAAGAGTCGGAAACAGCAGCGGCGCTAGCAGCTTCTTTAAGTGCAGCCAAAGCCAAATTGATTGTCGATGACTTGGCACTACGTTCTGCTACCCTACTATTTGAAGTTGGTGGAGCTTCAACGACCAAGCAAAGCTACAACTACGATCGTCATTGGCGAAACGCCCGGACTTTGGCATCACATAACCCCAGTCACTTCAAAGCCCGTGCAATCGGAGACTACGAAATTAACGGCACACCTCTGCCGACAAGAGGATTCTTCTAA
- a CDS encoding LLM class flavin-dependent oxidoreductase, with amino-acid sequence MSRSKQLKLGAFMRPVSIHTGAWRYPAAFPDANFNFPALKQFIQKLEQGKFDAFFMADHLAVLNMPLNALKRSHTVTSFEPFTLLSALASVTERIGLVATASTTYDQPYHIARRFASLDHISGGRAGWNIVTTSNPDAALNFGLSEEVEHDERYVRAREFYDVVTGLWDSFADDAFIRDVESGIYFDPAKMHVLNHKGKHLSVRGPLNIARPVQGWPVIVQAGASEAGRQLAAETAEIVFASASSLEVGKAFFADIKGRVRAIGRDPESIKILPGALVIVGGTVAEARAKRVHLDSLVHYDSGIASLNSALGYDVSGFDPDGPLPKIPPTNAGKTSHERVIGLAQRENLTIRQLAQRIGSYGGLAFVGTPQTIADEMEQWLTEEGSDGFNVMFPFLPEGLNDFVDKVVPELQRRGIFRQEYEGKTLRENLGLARPTNRFFQTTTASVS; translated from the coding sequence ATGAGCAGATCAAAGCAATTAAAACTGGGTGCATTCATGCGCCCGGTCAGCATACATACTGGCGCTTGGCGCTATCCTGCGGCTTTCCCTGATGCTAATTTCAACTTCCCGGCGCTGAAACAATTTATTCAAAAACTAGAGCAGGGCAAGTTTGACGCATTCTTCATGGCCGATCACTTAGCGGTGCTGAATATGCCGCTGAACGCTCTCAAGCGCAGCCATACTGTCACTTCCTTTGAGCCTTTCACTTTGCTTTCTGCCCTTGCCAGCGTTACCGAACGCATCGGATTGGTAGCTACCGCTTCCACAACTTATGACCAGCCTTACCACATTGCTCGCCGCTTCGCGTCTCTCGACCATATCAGTGGCGGTCGCGCCGGCTGGAACATCGTCACCACATCAAATCCCGATGCAGCGCTCAACTTCGGTTTGTCAGAAGAAGTAGAGCATGATGAACGCTATGTACGAGCTAGAGAATTCTATGATGTCGTCACGGGTCTTTGGGATTCCTTTGCTGACGATGCGTTCATCCGAGATGTGGAATCAGGGATTTATTTCGATCCCGCAAAAATGCACGTTCTCAATCATAAGGGAAAACATCTCTCGGTACGAGGGCCATTGAACATTGCCAGACCTGTCCAGGGTTGGCCAGTAATTGTCCAGGCGGGTGCCTCCGAAGCGGGTCGGCAATTAGCAGCTGAAACTGCCGAGATCGTGTTTGCATCAGCCAGTAGTCTGGAGGTAGGTAAAGCTTTCTTTGCTGACATTAAAGGGCGGGTACGGGCGATCGGACGCGATCCAGAAAGCATCAAAATTCTTCCAGGTGCTTTGGTAATTGTCGGGGGAACCGTCGCCGAGGCACGCGCCAAGCGTGTCCATTTGGATAGCTTAGTACACTATGACAGCGGCATTGCCAGCCTGAACAGCGCACTTGGCTACGATGTTTCCGGCTTTGATCCAGATGGCCCCTTGCCGAAAATTCCGCCGACTAACGCCGGAAAGACCTCGCATGAACGAGTAATAGGGCTGGCGCAACGTGAGAACCTGACGATTCGTCAGCTGGCGCAACGTATCGGTAGTTATGGTGGGCTGGCTTTCGTCGGTACACCCCAAACGATCGCCGATGAAATGGAGCAATGGCTGACCGAGGAAGGGTCTGATGGCTTCAATGTTATGTTCCCTTTTCTTCCTGAAGGGCTGAATGATTTCGTAGACAAGGTTGTGCCAGAACTGCAACGACGTGGGATTTTCCGCCAGGAGTACGAAGGCAAGACGCTGCGCGAAAATCTGGGACTTGCTCGCCCTACTAACCGCTTCTTTCAGACCACAACCGCATCTGTTAGCTAG
- a CDS encoding nitroreductase family protein, with translation MTQKLAQTQYPVHDFIQSRWSPRAFADRSVEQDKLLSLLEAARWAPSSYNHQPWSFIVATKDDSTEYNRLLSTLVEFNQGWAKNAPVLILAVAKILTDDGKTNRHAFHDVGLALENLILQATSLGLFAHQIAGFNVDTAREIYQIPEDYEPTTVVTVGYPGDPQSLPDGLRDRELAPRVRKPLKEFVFTGQWGHTSALLKD, from the coding sequence ATGACGCAGAAACTTGCCCAAACGCAATACCCTGTTCATGACTTTATCCAGAGTCGTTGGAGTCCTAGAGCTTTTGCCGATCGCTCAGTTGAGCAGGATAAACTACTCTCATTGCTAGAAGCAGCTCGTTGGGCACCTTCTTCCTACAATCATCAGCCTTGGAGCTTTATTGTTGCCACCAAAGATGACTCAACGGAATACAATCGTCTACTTAGTACCTTGGTGGAGTTTAATCAAGGATGGGCGAAAAATGCTCCAGTACTGATACTTGCAGTCGCTAAAATCCTTACTGACGACGGAAAAACAAACAGACATGCATTTCATGATGTCGGACTGGCTTTAGAAAACCTGATCCTTCAGGCGACTTCTCTTGGTTTATTTGCCCATCAAATTGCGGGATTTAATGTAGATACCGCTAGAGAAATATACCAAATTCCAGAAGACTATGAGCCTACAACTGTGGTGACAGTTGGTTATCCTGGCGATCCCCAAAGCCTCCCTGATGGACTACGCGATCGCGAACTGGCTCCCCGTGTCCGCAAGCCGTTGAAAGAATTTGTCTTTACTGGACAGTGGGGACATACCTCAGCCTTATTGAAAGACTAA
- a CDS encoding D-2-hydroxyacid dehydrogenase encodes MVKLILPIELTTEIEPHLPSDTKFVRVDSDGNFDSDPSDAEVYLNGFKLKPTTLHKVLAAAPGIRWQQTPSAGVNHILTPIFLEHDIILTNGAGVHAIPISEFVLSLILYHAKQLRQLQADHDQRKWEKSWLVLPELANSNVLILGTGNIGQAIAARIKPFGARVWGGRRRPEPLPNFDKIVGTNEWHALLPEVDYIIVATPLTPETKALIDETVLRSLPSHAYLINVGRGAVVDESALTKALTEGWIAGAGLDTVSIEPLPPESPLWSLPNLFITPHTSAISPALKGRITDLFLDNLERYRGNKPLQNVVNKEAGY; translated from the coding sequence GTGGTCAAACTAATTTTACCCATAGAACTTACTACCGAGATTGAGCCACACCTACCATCGGATACAAAATTTGTGCGGGTAGATAGTGATGGTAATTTTGATAGCGATCCCAGTGATGCTGAAGTTTATCTCAATGGGTTTAAATTGAAGCCAACCACTCTACATAAGGTGCTGGCAGCTGCTCCTGGAATACGTTGGCAACAGACTCCTAGTGCTGGTGTAAATCACATTTTGACACCGATTTTTCTCGAACACGATATTATTCTGACTAATGGCGCGGGGGTTCATGCGATTCCGATTTCGGAATTTGTCTTAAGTTTGATCCTCTATCACGCCAAGCAGTTACGGCAGTTGCAAGCAGATCATGATCAACGCAAATGGGAAAAAAGCTGGTTAGTACTACCAGAGTTAGCAAATTCAAATGTATTAATTCTTGGGACTGGGAATATAGGTCAAGCAATCGCAGCTCGTATCAAACCATTTGGGGCGAGAGTTTGGGGTGGTCGTCGTCGTCCTGAACCTCTACCAAATTTTGATAAAATCGTCGGCACAAATGAATGGCACGCATTGTTGCCAGAAGTTGACTATATAATTGTGGCGACACCTCTAACACCAGAAACCAAAGCTTTAATTGATGAAACAGTACTGCGATCGCTACCCAGTCATGCTTATTTAATTAATGTCGGTCGCGGTGCGGTTGTGGATGAATCAGCATTAACTAAGGCTCTGACTGAAGGCTGGATTGCAGGTGCAGGATTAGACACAGTTTCTATTGAACCACTACCGCCAGAAAGTCCTCTATGGTCGTTGCCTAACTTGTTTATTACACCCCATACTTCCGCAATTTCCCCAGCATTAAAAGGACGCATTACAGACTTGTTCCTTGATAACTTAGAGCGTTACCGAGGCAATAAGCCTTTACAGAATGTAGTCAATAAGGAAGCAGGATACTAA
- a CDS encoding FAD-dependent oxidoreductase, with translation MNTKTFQVSAAQSVITTDVLVLGGGPAGTWAALSAAKQGARVVLADKGYCGTSGATAPSNTGTWYLPKGAERDAEIERRLSRSSGLADRRWLQRVIEQAQIGLDDLGNNGYPFPFDEQGNPYRANLRGPDYMRFMRHRAIAAGVRILDHHPALELLSSDGAIAGAAGIHPRTGNRWEVRAGAVVLATGGCAFLSRALGCDGNTGDGYLMAAEAGVRLSGMEFSSQYGLSPAHTSVTKGLTFTFASFYLEDGSPLPETGEDRAVRIARQLIAGEKVYALMNRGNPIEHEWLRQGQPNCFLPFERIGLDPFQQPFPVTLRSEGTVRGVGGLEIINNDCATKVPGLYAAGDAASRENLTGAVSGGGSPNASWAIASGTWSGRAAALFAASLGDKAGTRLVRGLGQAGLRPRKHPIEDELISEAISAVQAETLPLDVNFFRSGARIALSRQRLDAVWADIRDYLVGEGRNALRAREAAAMAATARWIWASADARKESRGMHRRTDFTKTDVQQTRRIFSSGIDDVVVVAAENQLQEVA, from the coding sequence ATGAATACAAAAACTTTTCAAGTCTCGGCAGCACAGAGTGTAATTACCACTGATGTCTTAGTTCTGGGTGGCGGGCCGGCTGGTACTTGGGCAGCACTTTCAGCAGCAAAGCAAGGTGCCCGTGTCGTCCTAGCGGATAAGGGGTATTGCGGTACATCAGGGGCAACAGCTCCATCCAATACTGGGACATGGTATCTTCCCAAAGGCGCAGAACGTGATGCAGAAATTGAGCGTCGGCTGTCTCGCTCATCAGGACTTGCCGATCGCCGTTGGTTGCAGCGTGTGATTGAGCAGGCACAAATAGGTTTAGATGATTTAGGGAATAACGGCTATCCTTTTCCTTTTGATGAGCAGGGCAATCCCTACCGTGCTAACTTGCGCGGGCCAGATTATATGCGCTTCATGCGACATAGAGCGATCGCAGCTGGTGTACGTATTCTTGACCATCATCCCGCACTCGAACTACTTTCGTCTGATGGTGCGATCGCAGGTGCGGCAGGTATTCATCCGCGCACTGGGAATCGCTGGGAAGTCAGAGCAGGTGCCGTTGTGCTGGCGACTGGCGGATGCGCTTTTCTGTCTCGTGCACTAGGTTGCGATGGTAATACTGGTGATGGTTATCTCATGGCAGCAGAGGCAGGAGTCAGGCTATCTGGAATGGAATTTTCCTCACAATATGGCTTGTCACCTGCTCATACTTCTGTTACCAAGGGATTGACCTTTACCTTCGCCAGTTTTTATCTGGAGGATGGCTCTCCCTTACCGGAAACTGGGGAAGACCGAGCTGTACGTATTGCCCGCCAGTTGATTGCAGGTGAAAAAGTGTATGCCCTGATGAATCGCGGCAACCCTATTGAACATGAATGGTTGCGCCAGGGTCAACCTAACTGCTTTCTACCATTTGAGAGGATTGGTTTAGATCCATTCCAGCAACCCTTCCCAGTGACGCTACGCTCCGAAGGAACTGTTCGCGGCGTAGGTGGGCTGGAAATTATCAACAATGATTGCGCTACAAAAGTGCCGGGACTTTATGCCGCCGGTGATGCAGCCTCTCGGGAAAATCTTACAGGGGCAGTTTCAGGAGGGGGAAGCCCTAATGCATCCTGGGCGATCGCTAGTGGGACTTGGAGTGGTCGCGCAGCAGCACTTTTTGCTGCCTCTTTAGGCGACAAAGCCGGGACACGCTTGGTTCGTGGTTTAGGTCAAGCAGGTTTGCGTCCCCGTAAACACCCAATAGAAGATGAGCTAATATCGGAAGCGATTAGTGCTGTTCAGGCTGAAACCTTGCCGCTTGATGTTAATTTCTTTCGTTCTGGAGCGAGGATAGCGCTGTCACGTCAACGTTTGGATGCAGTATGGGCAGATATTCGCGATTATCTAGTCGGTGAAGGTCGCAATGCTCTACGCGCACGGGAAGCTGCGGCGATGGCAGCCACAGCTCGCTGGATCTGGGCGAGTGCGGATGCACGTAAAGAAAGTAGAGGAATGCACCGACGCACGGATTTTACAAAAACTGATGTGCAACAAACAAGAAGAATATTTAGCAGTGGTATCGATGATGTTGTGGTTGTCGCCGCAGAAAATCAGTTGCAAGAGGTAGCGTAA
- a CDS encoding ferredoxin family protein, giving the protein MIEIVDSDRCIGCDICVKVCPRDVFDSGDDGIAVIARKSDCQTCFLCELYCPVDALYVSPYAELDDEVDTEQLITQNLMGSYTRNMGWHHGKMGGTDKDPTQQLRILNRARQDNARLNET; this is encoded by the coding sequence ATGATTGAAATTGTTGATAGCGATCGCTGTATCGGCTGTGATATCTGCGTAAAAGTTTGTCCGCGCGATGTCTTTGATTCTGGAGACGATGGAATAGCCGTAATTGCTCGTAAATCAGATTGTCAGACTTGTTTTTTGTGCGAGTTGTATTGCCCTGTTGATGCGCTTTATGTGTCGCCTTATGCCGAACTGGATGATGAGGTTGATACAGAACAGTTAATTACCCAAAACTTGATGGGTAGTTACACCCGTAATATGGGTTGGCATCATGGCAAAATGGGAGGGACTGACAAAGATCCAACTCAACAACTTAGAATTTTGAACAGGGCAAGACAGGATAATGCAAGATTGAATGAAACATAA
- a CDS encoding class I SAM-dependent methyltransferase, with protein MMYKQEVIDFYNARTNYDNDATRNRAIALFDYATPFPGQSVLDVATGTGNIAIQAAKKVGASGSVIGIDIATELLKITQQKIQAENLSNVQLIEVDAEAYQPESNEFDAIYCSYAIVLFPNIPTILGSWYRCLKSGGFIAFTCSSEDSYLALSIVEACAKHGITLPNLHEPLGTPDRIQHVLTQAKFNQIEIHPQQMGTYLGLEKAQSRWNGQFWLHTDNPLRELKPEKIRQIKASYDDEIAALETEQGVWHEELIYYVVARKP; from the coding sequence ATGATGTATAAACAGGAAGTTATCGATTTCTACAACGCTAGGACGAATTATGATAATGATGCCACTCGCAATCGCGCGATCGCACTTTTTGACTACGCAACTCCATTTCCTGGGCAATCCGTTTTAGATGTTGCAACGGGAACAGGAAATATTGCGATCCAAGCTGCTAAGAAAGTTGGCGCAAGTGGTTCTGTGATTGGAATTGATATCGCAACAGAATTACTCAAGATTACTCAGCAGAAAATTCAAGCCGAAAACTTATCCAATGTTCAGTTAATTGAAGTCGATGCCGAAGCATATCAGCCTGAATCGAATGAGTTTGACGCGATCTATTGTTCTTACGCGATCGTGCTTTTTCCCAACATTCCCACAATACTCGGAAGTTGGTATCGTTGTCTCAAATCCGGCGGATTCATTGCATTTACCTGCTCGTCTGAAGATTCATATTTAGCATTGTCGATCGTAGAAGCCTGTGCAAAACATGGAATCACACTTCCCAATCTGCATGAACCATTGGGAACACCAGATCGAATTCAACACGTATTAACTCAAGCCAAATTTAATCAAATCGAAATTCATCCCCAACAGATGGGAACTTATCTGGGCTTAGAAAAAGCCCAGAGCAGATGGAATGGGCAATTCTGGCTACATACCGATAATCCTCTGCGGGAATTAAAACCGGAAAAAATTCGCCAGATTAAAGCGAGTTATGACGATGAGATTGCTGCACTAGAAACCGAGCAGGGCGTATGGCATGAGGAATTGATTTACTACGTTGTTGCTCGTAAACCATAA